In a genomic window of Candidatus Binatus sp.:
- the nuoB gene encoding NADH-quinone oxidoreductase subunit NuoB, which yields MPLLNTLPDYVLTTKTDELLNWMRKSSIWYMLFGLACCAIELMHTGGPRADLDRFGAVPRASARQSDLMIVAGTLTLKMALRTRLLYDQMPDPKYAIAMGSCASCGGLFQLAYSVCDGVDKILPVDVYVPGCPPRPEALTEGLLKLQEKIMAERWLVRSPNAKQVAAA from the coding sequence ATGCCCCTGCTCAATACGCTCCCGGATTACGTTCTGACCACCAAGACGGACGAACTGCTGAACTGGATGCGCAAATCGAGCATCTGGTACATGCTGTTCGGCCTGGCATGTTGCGCGATCGAGCTGATGCATACGGGCGGCCCGCGCGCGGACCTCGATCGCTTCGGCGCGGTGCCGCGCGCTTCGGCGCGTCAGTCCGATCTGATGATCGTGGCGGGAACGCTGACGCTGAAAATGGCGCTGAGGACGCGGCTGCTTTACGATCAGATGCCCGACCCGAAATACGCGATCGCGATGGGTTCGTGCGCGAGCTGCGGCGGACTGTTCCAACTGGCCTACTCGGTTTGCGACGGGGTGGACAAAATCCTGCCGGTCGATGTGTATGTTCCCGGCTGCCCGCCGCGCCCCGAGGCGCTGACCGAGGGCCTGCTCAAGCTGCAAGAGAAGATCATGGCCGAGCGCTGGCTGGTGCGCTCGCCCAACGCAAAGCAGGTCGCAGCAGCCTGA
- a CDS encoding NADH-quinone oxidoreductase subunit A codes for MYINFGVPLALTIIGIGFVAAMLGLQSLLAPQNPYDRKLTPYECGEPPTGHAWINFNVRFYVIALIFVVFEVEIAFVYPIAAVYLDWVRSGRRLYALSEILIFLLILFVGLIYVWVKHDLEWIKKVPVED; via the coding sequence ATGTATATCAATTTCGGGGTGCCGCTGGCGCTTACGATCATAGGGATCGGCTTTGTGGCGGCGATGCTCGGTCTGCAGAGTCTGCTGGCGCCGCAAAATCCGTACGATCGAAAGCTGACTCCCTACGAATGCGGCGAGCCGCCGACCGGACATGCGTGGATCAATTTCAACGTCCGCTTCTACGTGATCGCGCTGATTTTCGTGGTGTTCGAGGTCGAGATCGCGTTCGTCTATCCGATTGCCGCGGTTTACCTGGACTGGGTGCGCTCCGGGCGCCGCCTTTACGCGCTCAGCGAAATTTTAATTTTTCTGCTGATCCTGTTCGTCGGCCTGATTTATGTGTGGGTCAAGCACGACCTGGAATGGATCAAGAAAGTACCGGTCGAAGACTGA